In Anaerolineae bacterium, a genomic segment contains:
- the mgtE gene encoding magnesium transporter — MEQRVLDTILDRVRDRLEHDDLAGAIDIIERLYPPDQADILSELEPEQQEALLTQLETEQAADILEELENEEAAEIASRLPLETLSDIVDEMETDEAADLLGDMEPEQASEVLARMRDADDVRPLLLHKDETAGGLMTSEFLALRERMTVRQALEAVRRWSPEKEEAVHYLFIVDDQDRLQGIVSLYELIKAEPDQRLGEIMSTDVISVSAEADQEQCAHLMRRYDLYALPVVDAGNRLIGVITVDDIVDVIVDEQSEDMERFGGSLPLDKPYLDTSVFQVARKRMGWLFLLFVADTFTGTVLRHFEHELATVVALSFFIPLLIGTGGNAGSQTTSTIIRGLATGEIRIRDALRVFWHEARVGFFLGLMMGAAAFIRAITWDPSHPLLAIAVGTAAVAIVFWANCLGSLLPILAARLRIDPAIVSGPFMATMVDATGLYIYFRIAKLILGI, encoded by the coding sequence ATGGAACAGCGCGTGCTGGACACCATTCTGGATCGCGTGCGAGACCGGCTGGAGCACGACGATCTGGCCGGCGCGATCGATATCATCGAACGCCTGTATCCCCCCGATCAGGCGGACATCCTCAGCGAACTGGAACCCGAACAGCAGGAAGCCCTGCTGACCCAATTAGAGACCGAACAGGCCGCCGATATCCTCGAAGAGCTGGAGAATGAGGAAGCGGCGGAGATTGCCTCGCGCCTGCCGCTGGAGACCCTGTCTGACATTGTGGATGAGATGGAGACGGACGAGGCGGCCGACCTGCTGGGCGATATGGAGCCGGAGCAGGCCAGTGAAGTGCTGGCCCGCATGCGGGATGCCGATGACGTGCGGCCGCTCTTGCTCCATAAAGATGAAACCGCCGGCGGCCTGATGACCTCCGAATTCCTGGCCCTGCGCGAGCGCATGACCGTGCGCCAGGCGCTGGAGGCGGTGCGCCGATGGTCGCCGGAAAAGGAAGAGGCGGTGCATTACCTCTTCATCGTGGATGACCAGGACCGCCTGCAGGGGATTGTCAGCCTGTATGAGCTGATCAAGGCCGAACCTGACCAGCGCCTGGGCGAGATCATGTCCACCGATGTCATCAGCGTGTCGGCGGAGGCGGACCAGGAACAGTGTGCGCACCTCATGCGCCGCTATGACCTGTATGCCCTGCCCGTGGTGGATGCCGGCAACCGCCTCATCGGTGTCATCACCGTGGATGACATCGTGGACGTCATCGTGGATGAGCAGAGCGAGGATATGGAGCGCTTCGGCGGCTCCCTGCCCCTGGATAAACCGTATCTGGACACCTCGGTGTTCCAGGTGGCGCGCAAACGCATGGGCTGGCTGTTCCTGCTCTTCGTGGCAGACACCTTCACCGGCACGGTTCTGCGGCATTTCGAGCATGAGCTGGCGACGGTGGTGGCGCTCTCGTTCTTCATCCCCCTGCTGATCGGCACGGGCGGAAATGCCGGCTCCCAGACCACCTCCACCATCATCCGCGGCCTGGCCACCGGGGAGATTCGCATCCGCGATGCCCTGCGCGTCTTCTGGCATGAAGCGCGCGTGGGCTTCTTCCTGGGGCTGATGATGGGGGCGGCCGCGTTTATCCGCGCCATCACCTGGGACCCGTCGCATCCACTGCTGGCCATCGCCGTGGGCACGGCCGCCGTGGCCATCGTCTTCTGGGCCAACTGCCTGGGTTCGCTCCTGCCCATCCTCGCCGCCCGCCTGCGGATTGACCCGGCCATCGTCTCCGGCCCCTTTATGGCGACCATGGTGGATGCCACCGGCCTGTATATTTACTTCCGCATTGCCAAGCTGATCCTGGGCATTTGA